In Acholeplasma equirhinis, the following proteins share a genomic window:
- a CDS encoding LacI family DNA-binding transcriptional regulator — MKKQNIYTLAKELDVSPGTISKVLNNTGKVSEATRTRILEYIEKVGYVPTMSARMLKSKSSKTIGVIFSEELNIGLEHPFFSSVLQHFKTYVENEGYELSFIVTKLGKNRLSYLKWCMNKKVDGVYIVVGNYNDKGIEELIGSEIPVVSTDMVLKGLKAVVSDNDHAVKSILEYSVQKLNKKKIGMVVGPQQSKAFEQRFNAYKKYMNAFNLPINEKHIVYAQGFGFTSGYQATLNLLGNEDLPEVLFVSSDEISLGVLKAFQDHKIDVPNQIQVIGFDDIPVARYVTPSLTTMMQDRKILGETAAKTLLSMIENPDTEVPDVTLIDTKLIKRESTKEA, encoded by the coding sequence ACAGGAAAAGTTAGTGAAGCAACAAGAACACGCATTCTTGAGTACATTGAAAAGGTTGGTTATGTACCAACCATGTCTGCAAGAATGCTTAAGAGTAAGTCTTCAAAAACAATTGGTGTTATTTTTAGTGAAGAATTAAACATTGGATTAGAACATCCATTCTTTTCAAGTGTTCTTCAACACTTTAAAACATATGTTGAAAATGAAGGTTATGAACTGTCATTTATTGTTACTAAATTAGGCAAGAATCGACTTTCATATTTAAAATGGTGTATGAATAAAAAAGTTGATGGCGTATATATCGTTGTTGGCAACTACAATGATAAAGGTATCGAAGAATTAATCGGTTCTGAAATTCCTGTTGTTTCAACTGATATGGTTTTAAAGGGCTTAAAAGCTGTTGTTTCAGATAATGATCATGCAGTTAAATCAATATTAGAATACTCAGTTCAAAAATTAAATAAAAAGAAAATTGGTATGGTTGTTGGTCCACAACAATCAAAAGCCTTTGAACAACGTTTCAATGCATATAAGAAATATATGAATGCCTTTAATTTACCGATTAATGAGAAACATATCGTATATGCACAAGGATTTGGATTTACATCAGGTTATCAAGCAACTCTAAATTTACTTGGTAATGAAGACTTACCTGAAGTTTTATTTGTTTCATCAGATGAAATTTCATTAGGTGTATTAAAAGCATTTCAAGATCATAAAATTGATGTACCAAATCAAATTCAAGTCATTGGATTTGATGACATCCCAGTTGCAAGATATGTCACACCAAGTTTAACAACCATGATGCAAGATCGTAAAATCTTAGGTGAAACAGCAGCTAAAACATTACTATCTATGATAGAAAATCCTGACACAGAAGTACCAGACGTTACATTAATCGATACAAAATTAATTAAAAGGGAGTCTACAAAAGAAGCATAA